The following DNA comes from Desulfuromonas sp..
GGAGATGGAATCCTCCATCCAGTGGGAGGCCGAGCAGTACATCCCCTTTGAGATTTCCGAGGTTAACCTCGATTTTCAGATTCTGGGGCCCGATGAAAACGACCCTTCGCAGATGAACGTCATCCTCGTGGCCGCGAAGAAGGATTTCGTCAACGAATATGTGGCGGTTTTCAGGGAATGCGGACTGAACCCCCAGGTTATGGATATCTACTGCTTTGCCCTCGAAAACGCGTTCGAGACCAATTACGGCGTCCAGGAGACAGGGGTCGTCGCTCTCATCAACATGGGAGCCAGTGCCATGAATGTCAGTGTGCTGCGCGGCGGGGTCGCGGTCTTCACCCGCGACATCCAGGTCGGCGGCAACATGTTAAACGAAGAGATCCAGAAGCGGCTTGGCCTCAGCCACGAGGACGCGGAAACCGTCAAACTGGGCGGAGAGGTGGAGGACGCCGACCCGGTCATGGTCTCTGACGTTTTGTCCGATGCCACGGAGAACCTTGCGCAGGAGGTTCAGCGCTCCCTCGATTTCTTCGCCGCGACCTCTTCGGACGAACAGTTTCAAAAACTCTACATAGCAGGCGGGGTGTCCATGACCCCGCAGGTTCTGGACGTTCTTGAAAAGCGCCTCGGTTTCCCTGTCGAGTTGCTCGACCCTTTCCGTCAGGTGGAGGTCAACGAGAAAGAATTTGATCCCGAATATATCCGGGCTGTCGGACCTCTTTTTCCCGTCGCGGTCGGGCTGGCCATGAGGAAGGTGGGGGACAAGTGATTCGGATCAATCTGCTGCCCGTCAGGGCCTCCCAGAAAAAAGACCGCTTTCGCGGGCAGTTCGTGGTCCTCGCCCTTAGCGTGGTCTTGACTGCCGCTGCATGCGCAGGGGCTTATGTAAACGTGCTGGGCAAGGTCGGGGATATGAAGGATGAGGTTTCGCGCAAGGAGATGGAAATCTCGCGTTTGCGAAAGACCATCGGCGAGGTCGGACGGTTCAAGAAGCTTCAGGCGGAACTGCAGGGCAAGCTCGATGTGCTGCAGAAGCTCAAGGAGGGTAAGACCGGCCCGGTTCACCTTCTGGACGAGTTGAGCAGGGTTCTGCCCGACAAAGCCTGGGTGACCTCTTTCAAGGAGTCGGGCGGCAATGTCAGTCTCAAGGGGATCGGCATCAACGAAGAGACCGTGGCCAGGTTCCTGCGGGATCTCGAGGCTTCCCCTTATTACCGCAAGGTCGAACTCGGGGTCGTTCAACAAACGGGCTATGCCGGGTTGAAACTGCAGGGTTTCGATGTGACCTGTCAGACGGAAAAGCCCCCCAAAGACGCAGCAGTCAGGTAGAACTAGAGGGCCCATGAATCCTCGCATTGAAAAACTATTGAAGCTTCCCCTTTACCAGAGGGGTTTGATCCTTGGCGTCCTGCTGTTGATCATCGTGGGCGCCTTCGTCTACTTTCTTTATCTGCAGCAGCAGGAGGAGTACCAGAGCCTGGTGGCCCGCAGCGACCAGCTCGAGGCAAAGCTTCTCGAAGACCGGCGGATCGCCAACAATCTTCCCAAGTTCAAGGCCGAGTACGAGAAGATGCAGGCGAAGCTGAAGGAAGCCCTCAAGGAACTCCCGAACGAAAAGGAGATCCCGACCCTGCTGACGAGCATCGCCTCGCTGGCCAAGGACAACGGTCTCGAGGTGCTGACTTTCCGTCCCGGCGGGGAAATCCCCAAGGGTTTTTATGCCGAGGTTCCGGTCAGTTTGAAGCTGGCCGGCTCCTATCATGAGGTGGCGCTTTTCGTCCAGGCGGTGGGCAGCCTTCCCCGGATCGTGAATATAGGGAATCTTTCCCTGGGGGGGCCGAACGTTCAGGACGGGCGGACCCAACTGTCCATCGACTGCCTGGCGACCACCTTCCGTTTCCTGGAGGGATCCGTTGAGCCTCCGAAAAAACCCCGCGGGGGAGGGAGGACCTGATGCGGTGGCCGTCGATTCTGATAGCTGCAGCGGCGATCGCCCTGCTTCTTAATCTGACCGGCTGCGGTGAGGAGACTCCGCCTCCTGCGCCCGCTCCGCCTCCCAAGAAGGTCGCACCCGCTCCGCCCGAACCCGGGGTGGTCGATGCCGTCCAGGAGGAAGAGAAGGAGGCCCCGCCCCGGTATGTCTATGACTCTACGGGACGGCGCGACCCCTTCGACATTCCCCTGAACGTCAAGAAATCCGCTCCCAGGGTCGGCATGCCCCTGACTCCGCTCCAACGGTTCGATCTTGGTCAGCTGCGCCTCATCGGGGTCATTGTCGGCAAAGGGGAGCCTCGGGCCATGGTCGTGGCTCCGGACGGCAAATCCTATATCCTTAAAAAAGGCATCAAGGTGGGCAGAAACGACGGAAAGGTCGTTGACGTCAGGCCTGAGGCCGTCCTTGTCGAAGAGCGTTACTACGATTTTACCGGTACTGTTCGCAAGGGAGTCCAGAAAATCCAACTTCCTGAAAGGGAGGGAGTTCTCTGACATGCGTATGATGATCGGCAAGCCTTTTGGGGGAAGATTTCTAGTTATGGTGGCCTTGATGCTGGTGTGTGCCTTCATCACGACCGCTCCGGCCTTCGCCCAAAGCGGAACAGGAGAGGCGGTATCGAACGAACTCCTCAGCGTCAGCATTGACGAGAACTCCACGCTGCCGACGGTGCTTCTGAAGACTCAGAGACCCGTCGGTTACAAGTACACCGTTTATGACTCCTCCGATCCCGTCAGAGTGGTTATCGACCTGCCCGGGATGGATGTCAAAAAGATGAATTCCCCGGTTGCGGCAGGAAAGGGCCCTCTGGACAAGATTCAAATTTCCTCTTATGAACTAAAGTCGGGGAAACTGGGCCGAGTTGAACTGCTGCTGTCCGCCGAGGCCGATTATGTCGTTTCTCTCTCCGGTAATGATTTTCGCCTGACCTTTACAGACGCTCCTGGGGAAGGGGCGCAGGTCGGGACCGCCCCAATGGCAACCCCAGAGGGAGC
Coding sequences within:
- the pilM gene encoding type IV pilus assembly protein PilM; translation: MLFRTSKDIVGIDIGSSSVKMVQLREAKGGYHLVDLGIAPLPPEAIVDNAIMDSSSVVDVIRNLVESHKVKTKNVATSISGHSVIIRKIQLPMMSQEEMESSIQWEAEQYIPFEISEVNLDFQILGPDENDPSQMNVILVAAKKDFVNEYVAVFRECGLNPQVMDIYCFALENAFETNYGVQETGVVALINMGASAMNVSVLRGGVAVFTRDIQVGGNMLNEEIQKRLGLSHEDAETVKLGGEVEDADPVMVSDVLSDATENLAQEVQRSLDFFAATSSDEQFQKLYIAGGVSMTPQVLDVLEKRLGFPVELLDPFRQVEVNEKEFDPEYIRAVGPLFPVAVGLAMRKVGDK
- a CDS encoding PilN domain-containing protein, which produces MIRINLLPVRASQKKDRFRGQFVVLALSVVLTAAACAGAYVNVLGKVGDMKDEVSRKEMEISRLRKTIGEVGRFKKLQAELQGKLDVLQKLKEGKTGPVHLLDELSRVLPDKAWVTSFKESGGNVSLKGIGINEETVARFLRDLEASPYYRKVELGVVQQTGYAGLKLQGFDVTCQTEKPPKDAAVR
- a CDS encoding type 4a pilus biogenesis protein PilO — its product is MNPRIEKLLKLPLYQRGLILGVLLLIIVGAFVYFLYLQQQEEYQSLVARSDQLEAKLLEDRRIANNLPKFKAEYEKMQAKLKEALKELPNEKEIPTLLTSIASLAKDNGLEVLTFRPGGEIPKGFYAEVPVSLKLAGSYHEVALFVQAVGSLPRIVNIGNLSLGGPNVQDGRTQLSIDCLATTFRFLEGSVEPPKKPRGGGRT
- a CDS encoding pilus assembly protein PilP, producing MRWPSILIAAAAIALLLNLTGCGEETPPPAPAPPPKKVAPAPPEPGVVDAVQEEEKEAPPRYVYDSTGRRDPFDIPLNVKKSAPRVGMPLTPLQRFDLGQLRLIGVIVGKGEPRAMVVAPDGKSYILKKGIKVGRNDGKVVDVRPEAVLVEERYYDFTGTVRKGVQKIQLPEREGVL